The Kineococcus mangrovi genome includes a window with the following:
- a CDS encoding S66 peptidase family protein, with amino-acid sequence MTGATPPLPARLTPGDRVVVLSPSSWPEERRHLDDLLAALASWGLRPELSAHVEDRRGYMAGTVADRLTDLHEALRDPGVRALVASRGGCGAIRLVHGLDGDLLRRDPKPLVGYSDITALHQVWRRAGVPVVHGAVHGAHQDLVRRQLLEGATTTVHRDPGALTAGLTTTGTAAGVLVGGNLEMLARTVGVVDVSWEGCLLLVEANRAAGLGTVDRALSQLRLSGALDGLTGVVVGSFEEFAGYADRGWTVLDTLHDLLDDLGVPVLGGIGTGHLDDPVPVPLGVPAVLDADAGRLDVQPLVR; translated from the coding sequence GTGACCGGTGCGACACCGCCCCTGCCCGCCCGCCTCACCCCCGGGGACCGGGTCGTCGTCCTGTCCCCCAGCAGCTGGCCCGAGGAACGCCGCCACCTCGACGACCTGCTGGCCGCGCTGGCGTCCTGGGGGTTGCGCCCGGAGCTCAGCGCCCACGTGGAGGACCGGCGCGGGTACATGGCCGGCACGGTCGCCGACCGGCTCACGGACCTGCACGAGGCGCTGCGCGACCCCGGGGTCCGGGCCCTCGTCGCCTCGCGCGGGGGCTGCGGGGCCATCCGCCTCGTCCACGGCCTCGACGGGGACCTGCTGCGCCGCGACCCGAAACCCCTCGTCGGGTACAGCGACATCACCGCCCTGCACCAGGTGTGGCGGCGCGCCGGGGTCCCCGTCGTCCACGGCGCGGTGCACGGCGCCCACCAGGACCTCGTGCGCCGCCAGCTCCTGGAGGGCGCGACCACGACGGTCCACCGCGATCCCGGAGCGCTCACCGCCGGGCTCACCACGACCGGGACGGCCGCGGGCGTCCTCGTCGGCGGCAACCTGGAGATGCTCGCCCGCACGGTGGGCGTGGTCGACGTGTCGTGGGAGGGCTGCCTGCTGCTGGTCGAGGCCAACCGCGCCGCCGGCCTCGGCACGGTCGACCGCGCGCTGAGCCAGCTGCGCCTGTCCGGCGCCCTCGACGGCCTCACCGGCGTCGTCGTCGGCAGCTTCGAGGAGTTCGCGGGGTACGCCGACCGCGGCTGGACGGTGCTGGACACCCTCCACGACCTGCTCGACGACCTCGGCGTCCCGGTCCTCGGCGGGATCGGGACCGGCCACCTCGACGACCCGGTGCCGGTGCCGCTGGGGGTGCCCGCCGTCCTGGACGCCGACGCCGGCCGGCTGGACGTGCAGCCCCTCGTGCGGTGA
- a CDS encoding oxygenase MpaB family protein, which produces MSALFPPPPGPGVPGDPGVCPGEQFRRVTGERVTVLGGPAAILLQIAHPLVGEGVAVHSRYADGPARRLVGTLQAALTVTFGDTEQAHGAARHVGRAHAPVRGALRTAVPGTPAGTPYRANDPDLALWVHATLVWTARRVTERYAGLRLTPAERERHWQESKPFARMFAVPDRVLPETVADFDEYVHATARGLVVTDDARRIGRDILTQRTAPPLPGAAATARAVTADLLPPALARAYGIARTPARRATAAALRTATTAARPVLPQRLALWPHAQVARRRGAWR; this is translated from the coding sequence GTGAGCGCCCTCTTCCCGCCCCCGCCGGGCCCGGGCGTCCCCGGCGACCCCGGCGTCTGCCCCGGCGAGCAGTTCCGCCGCGTCACCGGCGAACGCGTCACGGTCCTCGGTGGTCCCGCGGCGATCCTGCTGCAGATCGCCCACCCGCTCGTCGGTGAGGGTGTCGCCGTCCACAGCCGCTACGCCGACGGCCCGGCCCGCCGGCTCGTCGGCACGCTGCAGGCCGCGCTCACCGTGACGTTCGGCGACACCGAGCAGGCGCACGGCGCCGCCCGCCACGTCGGCCGGGCGCACGCCCCCGTCCGCGGCGCGCTGCGCACCGCCGTCCCCGGCACCCCGGCCGGCACGCCCTACCGGGCGAACGACCCCGACCTCGCCCTCTGGGTCCACGCCACCCTCGTCTGGACGGCCCGGCGGGTGACCGAGCGCTACGCCGGCCTGCGCCTCACCCCGGCCGAGCGGGAACGGCACTGGCAGGAGTCCAAACCGTTCGCGCGGATGTTCGCCGTCCCCGACCGCGTGCTCCCGGAGACGGTCGCCGACTTCGACGAGTACGTCCACGCGACGGCCCGGGGACTCGTGGTGACGGACGACGCCCGGCGCATCGGGCGCGACATCCTCACCCAGCGGACCGCCCCACCCCTGCCGGGTGCGGCCGCGACGGCGCGGGCGGTGACCGCCGACCTGCTGCCCCCCGCCCTGGCCCGCGCGTACGGGATCGCGCGCACCCCGGCCCGCCGCGCCACCGCCGCCGCCCTGCGCACCGCGACGACCGCCGCGAGACCCGTGCTGCCGCAGCGTCTCGCGCTCTGGCCGCACGCGCAGGTCGCCCGGCGCCGGGGGGCCTGGCGGTGA
- a CDS encoding metallophosphoesterase — MSTRIRRPALRLPRPSPARRAAWARLGARPVPRFARRHLLPWLAVLLVTAAGAAAGFALAPGSSTYVGPLQTEVRVRPSLSPGVEVDLPPVGKVTFDTHHAPVAVTANIVSVDVDAAARLVRSPQQLLALELTAADTVRAATVRAATYSLLCGFGGALLAAVVVFRGRRRTLQTGATLLVVVVATGAGTWATFDPSALRQPRFTGLLSRAPYVVSSTQNALDRLESYRSGLSDIVRSVSTLYAAAANLPVLGDAQTGTTGLGADVTTVLHISDLHLNPLGYDVTEDLVEQFGVQAVIDTGDTTTWGTEAESSFLNRIGGLGVPYVWVRGNHDSTQTQEQVAAQGAIVLDQGSTTEVAGLVLAGQGDPVFTPDGEGRQATGSAEQIQEQANEVLAGGIERWDEAHPDDPVDAALVHDPSGLQPLLGRVPLVLAGHLHKRSVTLDASGTRIMVEGTTGGAGITSAGLRRLADGAPLPLSATLLYFGKSGEDAGRLLAYDEVTVGGLGLAEVNLQRTVLTAQDRPPLTVPSPGATSGGPTPLPTPSTSPLTIPPSTPEPDQEQEQEQDQGAPTPTG; from the coding sequence ATGTCCACCAGGATCCGCCGGCCCGCGCTGCGGCTGCCGCGCCCCTCGCCGGCCCGCCGCGCCGCCTGGGCGCGCCTGGGCGCGCGGCCCGTGCCGCGGTTCGCGCGCCGCCACCTCCTGCCCTGGCTCGCCGTCCTGCTCGTCACCGCGGCCGGGGCCGCGGCGGGTTTCGCCCTCGCCCCCGGGTCCAGCACCTACGTCGGCCCGCTGCAGACCGAGGTGCGGGTCCGACCGAGCCTGAGTCCCGGGGTCGAGGTCGACCTGCCGCCGGTCGGCAAGGTCACCTTCGACACCCACCACGCCCCCGTCGCCGTCACGGCGAACATCGTCAGCGTCGACGTCGACGCGGCCGCCCGCCTCGTCCGCTCCCCGCAGCAGCTGCTGGCCCTGGAACTGACCGCGGCCGACACCGTGCGCGCCGCGACGGTCCGCGCGGCGACCTACAGCCTGCTCTGCGGGTTCGGCGGCGCCCTGCTGGCGGCGGTGGTCGTCTTCCGGGGCCGTCGCCGGACCCTGCAGACCGGCGCGACCCTGCTCGTCGTGGTCGTCGCCACCGGGGCGGGCACGTGGGCGACCTTCGACCCCTCCGCGCTGCGCCAGCCGCGGTTCACCGGGCTGCTGTCCCGGGCGCCCTACGTCGTGTCCAGCACGCAGAACGCCCTGGACCGGCTGGAGAGCTACCGCAGCGGCCTGTCCGACATCGTCCGCAGCGTCTCCACCCTCTACGCCGCCGCGGCGAACCTGCCCGTCCTGGGGGACGCCCAGACCGGCACCACCGGCCTGGGGGCCGACGTCACCACCGTCCTGCACATCTCCGACCTGCACCTGAACCCGCTCGGGTACGACGTCACCGAGGACCTCGTCGAGCAGTTCGGGGTCCAGGCGGTCATCGACACCGGTGACACCACGACGTGGGGGACCGAGGCGGAGTCCAGCTTCCTCAACCGGATCGGCGGGCTCGGCGTGCCCTACGTCTGGGTGCGCGGCAACCACGACTCCACGCAGACCCAGGAGCAGGTCGCCGCGCAGGGGGCGATCGTCCTGGACCAGGGCTCCACGACGGAGGTCGCCGGGCTCGTCCTCGCCGGCCAGGGCGACCCCGTCTTCACCCCCGACGGCGAGGGCCGGCAGGCCACCGGCAGCGCCGAGCAGATCCAGGAGCAGGCCAACGAGGTCCTCGCCGGGGGCATCGAGCGCTGGGACGAGGCCCACCCCGACGACCCCGTCGACGCCGCCCTCGTGCACGACCCCAGCGGTCTGCAGCCCCTCCTCGGCCGCGTCCCGCTCGTGCTGGCGGGCCACCTGCACAAGCGGTCGGTGACCCTGGACGCCTCGGGGACCAGGATCATGGTCGAGGGCACGACCGGCGGGGCCGGCATCACCTCCGCCGGCCTGCGCAGGCTCGCCGACGGGGCTCCGCTGCCGCTGTCGGCGACCCTGCTCTACTTCGGGAAGTCCGGTGAGGACGCCGGCCGGCTGCTGGCCTACGACGAGGTCACGGTCGGCGGTCTGGGGCTGGCCGAGGTGAACCTGCAGCGCACCGTCCTCACGGCGCAGGACCGGCCCCCGCTGACCGTCCCCTCCCCGGGCGCCACGTCGGGCGGTCCGACGCCGCTGCCGACCCCGTCGACGTCGCCCCTCACGATCCCGCCCTCGACGCCGGAGCCGGATCAGGAGCAGGAGCAGGAGCAGGACCAGGGGGCGCCGACGCCGACCGGGTGA
- a CDS encoding NmrA family NAD(P)-binding protein: MTTYAVTAATGHLGRLAVQALLERGVAPADVVAVVRTPAKADDLAARGVVVRAGDYADRASLDTALAGVDRLLLVSGSEVGQRVAQHTNVVEAAGAAGVGRLVYTSLLRADTSTSPLAPEHKATEEVIAASGLPHVLLRNSWYYENYTANLGQYLGTGEVLGATHDGRVSAASRADYAAAAAVALLADDEGEGTYELAGETFTFTDLAATITEVTGTTVVSRDVSAEEYRRTLEGHGLDAGTAGFVAGLDTSIANGDLETGSTDLADLIGRPASSLREAVAAAHAAA; this comes from the coding sequence GTGACCACGTACGCCGTCACCGCCGCCACCGGCCACCTCGGCCGCCTCGCCGTCCAGGCCCTGCTCGAGCGAGGCGTCGCCCCCGCCGACGTCGTGGCCGTCGTCCGCACCCCCGCCAAGGCCGACGACCTCGCCGCCCGCGGTGTCGTCGTCCGCGCCGGCGACTACGCCGACCGCGCCTCCCTCGACACCGCCCTGGCCGGTGTCGACCGCCTCCTGCTCGTCTCCGGCAGCGAGGTCGGCCAGCGCGTCGCCCAGCACACCAACGTCGTCGAAGCGGCGGGGGCCGCCGGCGTCGGGCGCCTCGTCTACACCTCCCTGCTGCGCGCGGACACCTCCACGAGCCCGCTGGCCCCCGAGCACAAGGCCACCGAGGAGGTCATCGCCGCCTCCGGCCTGCCGCACGTCCTGCTGCGCAACAGCTGGTACTACGAGAACTACACGGCGAACCTCGGCCAGTACCTCGGCACCGGTGAGGTCCTCGGGGCCACCCACGACGGCCGGGTCAGCGCCGCGAGCCGCGCCGACTACGCCGCCGCAGCCGCGGTCGCGCTGCTCGCCGACGACGAGGGCGAGGGCACCTACGAGCTCGCGGGCGAGACGTTCACCTTCACCGACCTCGCCGCGACGATCACCGAGGTCACCGGCACGACCGTCGTCTCCCGCGACGTGTCCGCCGAGGAGTACCGGCGCACGCTGGAGGGGCACGGCCTGGACGCCGGCACCGCCGGGTTCGTCGCCGGGCTCGACACCTCGATCGCGAACGGCGACCTGGAGACCGGCAGCACCGACCTCGCCGACCTCATCGGGCGCCCCGCGTCCTCCCTGCGCGAGGCCGTCGCCGCTGCGCACGCCGCCGCCTGA
- a CDS encoding winged helix-turn-helix transcriptional regulator has translation MDDAPDGPAQDLVADVFARDCTSRAAFESVTAKWASLVLLALGEGSFRFNALRRKVDGVSEKMLAQTLQTLERDGMVTREVVTAIPPRVEYELTPLGAQIAERLRALADLLEASAADVEAARAEHAGR, from the coding sequence GTGGACGACGCCCCAGACGGACCAGCGCAGGACCTCGTCGCGGACGTCTTCGCCCGCGACTGCACCTCCCGCGCCGCGTTCGAGTCCGTCACCGCCAAGTGGGCCTCGCTCGTCCTGCTCGCCCTGGGGGAGGGGTCCTTCCGCTTCAACGCGTTGCGGCGCAAGGTGGACGGGGTCAGCGAGAAGATGCTGGCGCAGACCCTGCAGACCCTGGAGCGCGACGGCATGGTGACCCGGGAGGTCGTCACCGCGATCCCGCCGCGGGTGGAGTACGAGCTGACCCCGCTCGGTGCGCAGATCGCCGAGCGGCTCCGAGCTCTGGCCGACCTCCTCGAAGCCTCCGCCGCGGACGTCGAGGCGGCGCGGGCCGAGCACGCCGGACGCTGA